A region of Gloeocapsopsis sp. IPPAS B-1203 DNA encodes the following proteins:
- a CDS encoding ADP-ribosylglycohydrolase family protein, with product MLTHVSRFSLVNTEINSDVSSSTAEDFLWERLGTAVAQSLIQKEIVDVGASHSYFSSQSIPINPVKAIIAALPIALFYHDNETQLKHNLRQFVSWQDDPEIVAGVLAVGYAIALSLKEKLQVASLISSVVYFIEAPQSSLTQQLMQVKSLLEHQASLAKAVSVLGQPSSAVALAFYCFLSSLEDFQLSVKRAACQPHVSSITGALSGAYNAAPSIPINWRLALSHSTRKPLAVWGMHSEAEMLQLCDSLVAVWSGAYNQNGTFDAMAIAAPQVIRPR from the coding sequence ATGCTAACACATGTGAGTCGATTTTCCCTCGTCAACACCGAAATAAATTCAGATGTCTCAAGCTCTACTGCAGAAGATTTTTTATGGGAACGTCTAGGAACTGCAGTAGCGCAAAGTTTGATTCAAAAAGAGATCGTGGATGTGGGTGCAAGTCATTCCTACTTCTCAAGCCAAAGTATACCTATTAATCCAGTTAAAGCTATTATTGCGGCATTACCGATCGCACTTTTCTATCACGACAACGAAACTCAGTTGAAACACAATTTGCGGCAGTTTGTATCATGGCAGGACGATCCAGAAATAGTTGCTGGAGTTTTAGCTGTTGGATATGCGATCGCATTGTCTTTGAAAGAAAAACTCCAGGTAGCTAGCTTAATTTCATCAGTCGTTTATTTTATAGAAGCGCCTCAATCATCACTAACTCAACAGTTGATGCAGGTAAAAAGTTTATTAGAACATCAAGCTAGCCTAGCAAAAGCTGTCTCAGTGTTAGGACAACCCAGTAGTGCGGTTGCTTTGGCGTTTTACTGTTTCTTAAGTAGCCTAGAAGACTTTCAGCTTTCTGTAAAGCGAGCAGCATGTCAACCGCATGTCAGCTCAATCACTGGTGCTTTATCAGGTGCCTATAACGCTGCCCCTAGTATTCCTATTAACTGGCGACTAGCATTGTCTCATTCTACTCGCAAACCACTTGCCGTATGGGGTATGCACAGTGAAGCTGAAATGCTACAGTTATGTGACTCGTTGGTTGCAGTATGGTCAGGAGCATATAATCAGAATGGTACTTTTGATGCAATGGCGATCGCAGCTCCTCAAGTTATTCGTCCGCGTTAA
- the aroQ gene encoding type II 3-dehydroquinate dehydratase has protein sequence MSSILVLHGPNLNLLGQREPEVYGFTNLEDINSLLEEEAKKLNVVIAALQSNHEGVLVDAIHTARHKHQGILINAGAYTHTSVALRDALTAVMLPAVEVHISNIYQRETFRHHSYIAPVVLGQISGFGAESYRLGLQALVNYLSKSS, from the coding sequence TTGAGCAGTATTCTTGTACTACATGGACCAAATTTAAATCTCTTAGGGCAACGCGAGCCAGAGGTTTATGGCTTCACCAATCTAGAAGATATTAATAGCCTCTTAGAAGAAGAAGCCAAGAAGCTAAATGTAGTTATTGCAGCCCTTCAGTCAAACCACGAAGGTGTTTTAGTAGATGCTATCCATACAGCAAGGCATAAGCATCAAGGTATACTGATCAACGCAGGTGCATATACGCATACTAGTGTCGCTTTGCGAGACGCACTTACTGCAGTTATGCTACCAGCAGTGGAGGTTCATATCAGCAACATCTATCAAAGAGAAACTTTCCGTCATCATTCCTATATAGCGCCAGTGGTGTTAGGGCAGATTAGTGGTTTTGGAGCAGAGAGCTATCGCTTGGGGCTACAGGCGTTAGTTAATTATCTTAGTAAGTCATCCTGA